From Rhopalosiphum padi isolate XX-2018 chromosome 2, ASM2088224v1, whole genome shotgun sequence:
catataactatataagcatATATAAGCAGCGTTTCCCAAACTGTGGTCCGCGAACGTAAATTAAGTTTAGTTCAGAAAATAAAGCAatcaatttagtattattatatctattattgtttatttagtttttattattattaaagtcggTCATAGGAAACGTTTGGGAAACGCTGCTATATAGATTCTATAATACAGACTATGTAGAGAGTGGTTCACCAAGCATACTTCCCCTTTATCcttaaaaatctgatttttggataacttattattacaactataatactattataagaaataatattataattattattatttaatatatggaatttaattagtaatagtaaattactaatagcaaaataaatattattttattttatatgcaatataagctgatgataaatatcaaatttaacacatccattatacaGTAACCTCCATCAATCTAGTTATATTACGACTATATGAACATTTGACACCTACTATATACTGTAGACCGACTTTCCtggtttttcaaaataaattcttcaattattttagatgattatacaagtatattatataacaataccaGATACCTATTGATACGCACTCTTGGTCATCGCAactcatgattattattattaatttataagtgttgtataatatctattaatttatatattttatcttatatagGTTATAACATAGCAATAAACTTGCAGCAGGTCGAAAATccaaatgcattatttatttaaaagtcatCATCGATTGTTTTGCGTAATTTCAGGGACGTAACTATGTGGTTAAATAAACTGCATATTAGactgaaatatataaaagtttataatatttatagttggtTATTTTAATCGATCGTCGAATATTaggaaaaacaaatttaatattttgtatatacggATTTTGTATGCAAATATAGAACATCAACATTAGGATTTAAGccactcaaaaataaataaatgtaggcATACCCTATGTGGATTATCGATACCTAATAtctgtgtaaaaataattatcgaatataatttagttataatatgtttgtatttggGTGTGGCTGATGGCAGGGTTGACGCCATTATTCCGTGACTCGagtttggaaaaaataaaataaataatatattattatggtataggtACGTAAATGTCAACACTGGGTCActattattgaatatagtttataatagctGATATAcacgaataaatattttatacagacataaaaaataatgttgagaagCTATAcgaaagattttattttttcgaacacGTGACTCGATCTTGACGAATTTCGTTTAGTTTTTACCATATATTTAATTGGAAGTAGGAACGACCAAATTACAtcaatatacaatttgtatacataaataatgttttcaacGCGAGCTTATATTCTATAGTTCAATGATCAGATTAGAATATTGAACTCATAAATtaagatcaataaaaatatcttgtCAAACTTCAGGTTCATATTAAAGTATAGCCGCTTTCATAACCAATTCAAACAATACACATGATCTCTTTAGaccgagtataataatagtagctacatcaattatattaagtcAATTAAATCTAAGTACAATGTTGCTTTCTGCAGGTCAAGATtaccacattattatataaaattatataatattaatattttatatatttatgcaataccattgattataaaatataagtacctatactattatttataactatattaactatattaataccGATATTTCTACGCTTATCCGAAATTCAAACTAGGCGTCTAATCCAATTTCGACAtatcgttataaaattaatatatagaaaTGGACGAAACACGCAGAATGGTTTAGgtcatatttactatataaatactattagttCGCATCTGACGTATAGATGATAAATGACAAATACTAGAAATATTcagtcttatataataataatatatatttgttgccGTGACAaagaaaattatcattttttaaaccaGTAGTACCAGTACCTATAGACCTACCAGTGTTTCACTGCTTGTGCTCCGCAGAACCCCAGGGTTCCACGaaatttaagtgttttttttttcaaaatattcaaaaattactttaaaaatttattatttatctataaaatattaatatattttaattttacactgGGTTAATTACAGTATGAAATGTACGTTAaataatagtacttatatatttttattattacctatttttcctttaataaaagtcaaatattatattacttttgaaattttgattGTTATGATAactcctaaataaataattctattacattttgttgtatttagtatactagatatattatcattgttgcCGTTTATTGTCATGTTTAATAGTATCCTCATTTTTTGAAGATAATTTTGATAGAGGTTccgcataaaaaaatattattgtttggtgTTACGGGATTTCAAAAAGTTTAAGAAACActggtatatacaatatactttacCACTATTGCCTATTGTATAAGACGTGACATGCTGCAATACGATATACCTATCCATTATTGATACAGaataaaactgtaaaagtatTGTCTGACAgtcatgattaaaaatattaaactatttctttgaaagtttaaaaatagtaatttcacGCAGAATATGATGTCATATTTTTCGGGCCATTTTTCTTAGGTAATATGATTTTACAGTGACAGCGTGAAGTACAAGTTAAGTTATTTTGCCAATGAGACAGTTTTAGACTCGCAACAAGACAATTTTGGTAGCATCGTTCATATACTTTATTCGCTCaaaattatggggtttttttgccTTCTCTCCCCTTGTGACatgacataaattatatttcgttgaaatgtattattataattcaatagatttataatttttcatagttaaacaaatatacgtatacggtatacctactactttaattaaaattttaaatattattaataaataataaattaaaataaagcatATTCTAATGTTAAAAAGCTAAGGTTTTCAGACAATGTTGCTTAAgagattattattacattaatttttactttgaaaaaagtttaatgcatttttatttttttttttaattgtgatataagatattatggttgaatgaattgatttttaaattctgatcaTAGCTATAAATGTTTTAGAAtgatgtttgtgtgtgtatttaattttggaggtaataaaactatactataatttttactttaaaattagttttttaacaaTAGGATTGTtcctcataatatttttatacaagaaTTTTCTAGACatgataattttcaaaatattctacTATTTTTATGCTTTTCAAATTATAGAGATTCAAAATATTCacgtttttagttatttattaatttatgtattactaaatatataaacattatttgtttaatagtaaacaagcttgaaaatgtaatacaaacaatagtatatttttatttcagaaagAACGCATTTTTAagttgtaagtacctatataagttaaaataataagcacGATGGtcataatttgtttgttttattacatGCATCGTTAAAAatcatacttatttttttaaataatcaattaataattttttgatatccACATTTTTCGgttatattgatataacttttaCTATATGAAAAAcggatttttaaaatcaatataactattgtttttgaaaaaaaaaactggctACAATGtagatttacattattattatacacgtgcaATAAGTCAGGCGCACATAATATGGTTACGAATGTACgatgtataggtatacaagtATACCTACTCAATTTAACTCATATTCATATATTCTAACTATccgtttttataaacatttaaatatttattccgcataatattatgtaagaagTATTTTACCTAAGTAAGCAGTATAAGTATACGTGACCATAATACcgctgtttataataatttatattgttatattaatttattatactattgcaTAATACACATGCgataaataactataacaatagATAAGTGCTAGTggcatttttttgttaaatagtattgcatgtttgtttttaatcaaataaatcgaTCGGAAATCATAATAACGCACGTCTCCGCCTTGCGTCCCAGCAGAGTACCTAACATTTCCAGTGCACGTGCATATACCGTCATTACGTAGCCCCTCGCTCGGTCATCCAACTAAAGCTATTGCGAAAGAGGACAAGAGACGACCTAGCAAATGGATTTCCTGTGTCCATAGAGTATAGTTcataggttatataatataattaacataaacatttttttattattattatgaaggtAATTGTTACCGCTTATTAATgcctattatatatagtgtcGCTACTATAGGCAATCGTTCAAacgattaatataaatattcaaaataaaataacatatatttgtataccaaaTTATTGGTATTTAGCTTAGTGGCTTATAAATTAGCATCTAATATATATTGAGAtggaataatattgttttaaaattaaaggttAAAaccttaaacaattttatttttatttttaagatttgaaaatgtaatacaagatacATAATTTGCTCATAAGTTTTCTacttgtgataaaaaaaaattttccacgacttattaaatattatttttataatatcatccaTTTTTATGTGCACATTAAATGTTCATCCTTcaattcaatgaaataatatgaatCGTGTTGATTCTGGGAGATTCATTCACTAGCACAGATTCATAaccgttataatatgtaaaatcataaaattccaACCTCCGACCTCTaggctattaattattaataaattactaatcgcgtcaatttaatgtacctatttataacatGCAATGATATTTCACGATTGCAGACGTGTTTTTTACCAGAGTCCAACGCGCCGGTGTaagaaaatataggtatacatacactttatatataattgtacttatatatatatagattacctATATAGATACTCACCTCGTAATCATCATTTGCTGATTCGATGTATAGTGGCGACCGAGTTCTTgtacataaaacattatattatatatattgaaaagcAGTGTTTTTTTCGACTATGATTCGGTTATGGTGCACACAATTTTATGCGTAAATTATACTCTCGCgggaaatatttacatatacgaATTGcacccatattattataatttataataaacagtttAATTTAATCATGGATTTACATCGCATTAATGCACGTTTACCATAAATTCATAAGTCATAAACTCACGACACATACAAATATAGTTACCTATCGAGACTTATCACTACATATTCGTTATTTTGCACAAGAATATGCACTTATATATACctagttggatttaaaattcgaaatattaattagaaaaaacgtATTTTACGGTTAGTGAACTTAAAATCAATATGTAAGTATAGGTAGTACTGGTAGTAAGTACCTACTCTGTTATTTTATGTCCACGAATCGCAATGGCACCCACAAAGGCTAAAAAGGCCATTGCCATTCCCGATATTTtgtcaactataataatatagtaattcaaTTTCACgcataataaagtttattataaacatatggtTAGGTACCAAACCATTGAGGTATTTAAATACTCCTATTCATTGAATTGTAATTTTGCTCCAACTGAACTTTTATTTGCAGAGGCACTATATACAGAGCTGTCATAGCTGTACGTTGCACGAGTACATCGTATACCGTTATGTCGATAGGTatgaaataagttaaatatatcatttagttCAATAATTAGCTTTTACCCAGAGATTGAAAGACCCAAAATAATTCTTCTAATAacgttcaaattttaattttgtatcaaTTATTTGGAAGTcagaaaattatatgaaatattttaaatatgtattataaaacaacttatatttagtatcataataaatattaataaatcaatatatcatacacctatcaaagaaaatataatttaataaaacgttttattatctcttttataataggtataggttatactgttataggtataggtacttactacttagtacttactaatactaaacaatttatttcaagtactttattttacaaatgttaTACTACctaataagtcaattaaattaaaattaagcttATGCGCTTGgttaataatttgattgaaaatttttaaccaCTTGTaggtttattgttatttgttttatatgattaaacataataatgtgaTCCTATATACCATGACTACGAGTCTTGAAGTCTACATACATTGGACTAGCTGTTGTAATATTCGTGACTAaacgttatttaaaattgttattaaaaaataaacttttaaatattgatacctACCaacaaattaatgtattttacccATCTGTCTAAAGTTGTTATActgcgtaatatattataataataataaacaatcggGTGGGTCGAATATTATTagtgaaaaaattttaaaaagattttcgaCGTCGATGTTGATAAAAGCTCACCTATAATGATGTGTTAAAGaaaagtaggtacttactacttaaaaaaaaataaaaataaaataaaatatatattgcaatTTGCTTTTagtaacttattaaatataggtacttacaccTATCCagcttttttatataatattacatttacatttattacatttttacatttagtaaagtgtgtgtatttttatttttagttcataaattgataatatattttgaatacttctctgttagtgttaaataataatacacgaattggtgtctttaaataatatttttgtaataacttaaaacaaaatagataactatacctataaccgttatttttcgttaaaatatccagttttgtcaatattcaaatttggtatGTACTAACAGTAGGTATAGCGTCGAACACGGGTATGAACTGGGAAAATTACCCAGAAATATTTATGGGTGggtgataatcaaaaatagtttgttatgcagtatcttgtatgtataaagttagaaataaatatagtaccatTCGAACGTAacttactaaacatttttttagtaggtgggtCTAACACCAGTATTTTTTCctcataacatgaaatatagatcggcgccactggacttacgactaacctctgagactgggagtgagaatatgaataaagttaaaacttttaagcaataataataataatataatagtacctagCTATAGTTATACTAAGTTATATACTACTATAccttatagtatagtatactatataggtactatagttaaggtatttaaaaaccattagaAATTAAATCTAAGTAAGTATTACTAAGATAGTCGCTGTTTATAAGTACATTTTCACTGTTTACAGTAGgctgtaggtacctacttattatttattaagttattacattgtatatatgtacctacctccTATTTTGTACTAACGATGGTACATATCTATAGCTACCTAGCTATATGTTTAAACTATATAagtgttgaaaaatattttatgttatttcttAGTATAAcgcgtattatttaattaaacactataaattattacagacGTTACAGTCTTACAGAAATCGTATGATAATACTTTATAAGTTTACGAATTTACGATATAAAAGTTAAACGTTTAAttcgattttgaaaaaaaaaataacctttttgACTgccttttaagttttaatattgattgCCTATGATAATGCACGCGCGACGAgcgtaatactatataatatccaATAAAAAAGTAGCCCGCATTATTGTATGTACTGCAGGTCTGATATTTGAttaatgtattgaaattatatgaaaaattaaaagactATCTATACGACTATACCGTACTTACTatgtgtacaatttatataacatgaaGTGGGGTCGGTATTCGTTTTGGCGGCCGACGAGGGCTGcgacttaaatactaaatacaataattctATACGATGCAGGCACCCTCACATAgtcacatatattaataatttactccCGACTTCCGACAATCaccacttaaaatttaaaattatcatttaaatgcgAGCTATTACTAATTAGGTAGACATCATTTTTTTACTGGATAGACCCACTAGACCGGCATGAAAggaattattctattatactgaatgtataaaaataactgaaaaattgaaagaataaaaaataaatatatataatttaaattgtcgatAATATTTTCACGGACTTTTCTAAGGTATTCAACTCGGCAGATCATGGAAATAGGCAATCGAATACACGTCTTAGATAAATTATAAGGTATTGGAGATCCGCGCACTTATCATGATATTCGATAGATGGTAATTTGTCATAAATTTATTCGGGATTTCATGAAAAATGCTCAAGGTTTATATCGGGATTATATGTCATCAAGGCTCAAGGACAGCTGTTCTCTATATTTTTcaaccattatttttatcaacacagTTTTTCTCAATACTCCTTCTTGTCGTACTTTATTTGACGCTAACGATGATAAGTCATTAGCTCGGGTAATCTTAACCACAGTGATTGCGATCCGAAGTTCTTCGATCATCCAGTTTTTTTAGCTGGTGCAATGCTGACGGTATAACTCTCAACgcttacaaatgtattttgtttgtttttcctgattataaaaaaaatattttattattataagaatttttaatttggacttctataatgtacaatatacatccaATTTGCTATCCAAAACCACccttaaagttaaaaatcgaaGTTTCTTCCGACTGCTTATCGTGTACGCTCGCAAAGtcggaaaaaaaacaaaacacaaattattgtaaaatcgcGATGATACATGTattgctccgctcagaatctgaAGTAtagtaaaactattattttgaagTTTGAGTTGAAATAAGGGGTCCACTAAGTGTTTTGTGTACTGAGGCAGTGAGGCCTATATTcggatttaaattatacttcttTCAGAttttcgaaatttaaaaaaaaatgactattataatactaatatgtattatcataattattgtattcaattttatttgagaatataatattgtaataaactgtAATACCTCactaacttctataaatattttattatgtgctACGTTTGAGCGAAAATACGCCCTGGAAATGTATTGATTGAGTATCTACCATACTtactatagataaataaattatttattattattaaataataataaatttgataaataccGTTATAGGTTAGTAATTATCATAGACTTATAATAAGTCtaaggtaattattaataatatattgattatttgattaatGATTGACGAAAGAGAAAAGCAAACCGTacaagcatatatatatataaacttatttaaaaatacacgaTGATCTTatcgtaggtacctatgtacatattaattaggtatacaaaatataagacTTCATTAtacttctattatttattattttaatataaaatatgtacctacttaccACTAAAAAACCAATTCAAATAATCTACAGATAGCTGATAGAACAATcgataaaacatataaaacgaTTATACAGTCGGTCCCACTAAACTATTTTAAGACTTTatgttcttatattttatttaatgttccaattttaatgttaaacttACACGTTTGGTATAAAGAAATAGAATTCAGTTTGAGGCGCAAGAGACCATACACAGCCCATGTGGccatgtgtaaaataattataatatttacttatttttagttattaaatgtacgttaaaaatatcaatagtatggaaaattaaaaactgggtatattaggtatatgaatatataatatgtttgtattagtTGTATAAGCCCATAATCAATTTAGTCGAAAGCTGATTTAGCATAAAAATTccatttgtttgttttaaaacaaatataacaaatactataatataaacattcaattttaatttctttagaaTACAAAGTAGATTGAATTCGTTATCCAAAACCACTCTTAACGCTGAAAATAGTGAAAATTAACTGTTTATcgtggttataatttataaacaatataaacactaAAACAGACGATAAAAAACAccgtaaaaaacaaaattacagcTAAATAAACGTAATAGCTTTTTTTAACCATAGTAATGCctcattttaaattctttatttaacttaaatatttttcctaaATTTTTAGTGCTTAAATTTTGGAaccactaaattatataattcaaattatgccACTGATTTAACTCATACTTTgtacaatattgataatttgtTGTAAGTAAAGTTTAAGGATCGTGGTTAATGACCTCACCAAATCTAGTAAAACATCAAAATTACACTTCAAAATACAGTTTGATATATTGGATTGCTatacaaattaatgtaaattattattaatgcagaTCATTGAAAATAGGTAACCGAATGCAGACTTTTGATCTTCAATGTTTAAGCAATAttcttgttatatatttttgaattatacaattacataaaacaaaaaattaactgCACAGTTCAGAAAACACACTATAGTCTGGGACTAGCACTTGTCacgtaaattacaatttaaatttgttatttaaactcaacatagacatatatttttttacaaatacaatttattggaCAGCACATGTGAAAAGAAAAACATATACTGCAAGTATTGAGCACCTgatgttttaatacaatattaggtattgtaatatgtatatataatatataatgtctaggttatacaaagaataataaataataatatatattaataatattcataaatgtttCATCTGTACGAAACAACACTGCAGcctaaaaaattaatcatacatattacgttgaatataatttaatataacaaatgttTACGGGTAACTTGaataatgtaaacattattattttttacaattaaaacggCACAAGttcaatacaaaattatcaaataaatataattctgagaagtatattttaacaaatatatatattatattcaattgtcATGGAATTGTAGACAGTTTTGAGTGTAATTCAGTTTGCATTCATTCATACACCatctacatttattattattaaattgctttTAATATTCGCACACTGGAGagtacttttcatttttttattaaaacaattaaatgatGTACAAAgttcacatacatttttttgtataagattaaaattattatatttataaatgtataattacataAGTCATTATGTTTAAGTAGACAGCGCGCTGGAAGACtaaaattatatgtgtaaatACTTTATGTAGGTGCTAAAATCAGGGCTACGAGAAGTAAGCAGTGACCAACTTGATCctagttttgaatattaacaatgaatactaaaaatatagttatttacaaAGGCAAGTGCATTCAACATTACAGTAAGCATTAGATGAACATGATGAGAATCTATGGCTACAGATAGAACTAATAGTTGTGGTTGTGATACAGCTTGATCACCACTTACTTTTTGTGTCACTATAAAACCActaaccattataatttatgtgattgttatttttgttatgtattatatattttccaaaattattaatttaatatcattatataatcataCACTTGTAGATAATgatggtaaaaatattgttttatattattattttttaaagccatttataaaaattataagaatgttACCCATAGCCTAACcctcacaatataataaacttaatagatttttaaaagcaacaattttaatacttaacaaattatattatattgtagagttcttataaatttactaataataatttaaaaaaatattaaaatatttaacataaagtgaaaacaatatattataataaacacaataataattaaaataaataaatttagatgaagttaatgtacataattattgatggtataataataattttgcattttaattgtatggtgtacaatatgttaataatgtatttttatattctaatcaaattttttaaataaattatatacaatgtttTCCTaactaaattaatcaaattatgcGAAAACCCATCACAGCCAAATAAAGCATTTTTTCATACAAccattgttaatatatattatactcagtaCCCATACTGCAataatgttgaatattatttatttaatttatatataatgtaagaaAAGAATATGATACTACAAcaagataaaaatttaacttaagaTACCCCTagaagacaaaataaaaaaggtatattAGATGTAAATAGCCAAAgctaatttatcaataaaaaaatattactagtaGCTTCaaccaaaattaattaacaatgttTGATGGTGCATGATATTGGAGAATTTTGTAGaacttgaaatttataatatttccaatggagtaaaatgtattatgtaaaaatgcttATATCAAAGCTTAGTAAATGATCGTAaatacaaaaacttttttttttgtgatatttttacaactaaaattaaatccaaaaacacttgaaatataaatattttgataagtatgatatatgaatattgaataatgaaaataattatacaaattggtAGTTTTAAGAAaggaataatatatttcatacttataaaacaaaattatcttaaatctcaacataaaaatttaactaaaaatacatttttaataacaatagcggatttaagaataaaatggCACTAAAATTGTAGCTATATGATCAGTATTATTACTGAACTATAAGAtgcaagtttatatttttataagtgtatcatataaattaactactcacaattttagtttaactcataataaccaaaaaagtaatatttggtattacaaaataattaatacacatatattacaaGGCATTCACATTTGATATTTAACCATGATTTTTTATACAACAGTCTATTGACTTTctagttatttacatttttgcaaATACATTAGGTTTATCTAGTCAAtgcattttagataaaaaatataatatcattacgaAAATCAATAAATCGTAAAATGGCAAAagattatacaacaatattttttattacatatatatatttcccCCCCAGAAATGTATTAAGAATGTTGGTTAACTATTTGGTCTTAAATGgacttatttattgaaattggcAAATACAGCCCAAATTACGTCATTAGTAGAACCTTTCATTGACTCAACTTCTAAATCCATATCTGATAATTCTCTTAGTCTTCTAGTGGCTAATTCATAATCTTCATCATTTAGTGGAGAAAATGCACTTTCCAGTACATCTGATGCTTGAGCTAACAATAATAAAGCCAATAGTCGTTTATCCATTCTATGTGGATCATTAATCCATCGAGACAAAACAGCATcttgtacctaatatttatatcaaaacatcataaaaaaaataattaatattcaaacatttttgttatgtaaattacagtataggtacataaaaacaaCTTAATACTGAGTTAATTACCTTTTTAACTAGTCTCACTTTAGCTTCATTATCTGTTAATGGATGCGTAGTCATATCAAATAAAAGGAAGTTTTGTTTTTCAGTGGTAAGAACACCTTTCTCTACTAAATTTTTTGCTAATCGTTCTCTCACATTTTTCAGctgatatttgattttcaaaggATTCCACGTTTCacctacaaataaaaattaagttaattatgcTCTTGTAATCATTAAACAAATACTGAATTATCTATAAGAGATTATATATAACACACCACTCAAATATTCAATCCAACTTTGTATCGTTTCAGGAGGATTGGTCTCTTTGATATGCTTGAGAGCTTCATCTAATAGAACATCACCTGTAGGTGtctcattttttataattacttttctcATTTGTAGGCTTTTCCTTCGCATACCTGCCT
This genomic window contains:
- the LOC132921115 gene encoding Golgi phosphoprotein 3 homolog sauron; its protein translation is MMSRADGLVQRRNVNRDNTDGVSKENGQSAADKLDYEEDIDDGDSKETRLTLMEEVLLLGLKDKEGYTSFWNDSISSGLRGCILVELALRQRIELEKAGMRRKSLQMRKVIIKNETPTGDVLLDEALKHIKETNPPETIQSWIEYLSGETWNPLKIKYQLKNVRERLAKNLVEKGVLTTEKQNFLLFDMTTHPLTDNEAKVRLVKKVQDAVLSRWINDPHRMDKRLLALLLLAQASDVLESAFSPLNDEDYELATRRLRELSDMDLEVESMKGSTNDVIWAVFANFNK